The proteins below are encoded in one region of Peribacillus muralis:
- a CDS encoding YjcQ family protein — protein MDQGNKVLSEADFGLEQEMFDDAVNYLRRDGYLKGLHYGDNRSQFFEGTAYLTKKGETYLSKNSTLSKTYKGLKEIRSWLP, from the coding sequence ATTGATCAGGGAAATAAAGTATTGTCAGAGGCGGATTTTGGATTAGAACAAGAAATGTTCGATGATGCAGTTAACTATCTTAGAAGAGATGGATATTTAAAAGGGTTACACTATGGAGATAACAGATCGCAATTTTTTGAAGGAACTGCATATTTAACGAAAAAAGGGGAAACTTACCTTTCTAAAAATAGCACCCTGTCAAAGACATACAAAGGGCTCAAAGAGATAAGAAGCTGGCTACCTTGA